From a single Oncorhynchus mykiss isolate Arlee unplaced genomic scaffold, USDA_OmykA_1.1 un_scaffold_585, whole genome shotgun sequence genomic region:
- the LOC118960057 gene encoding BCL-6 corepressor-like yields MSSRAFRAAFAHLEVATIAEAEFYKQASLSQLFSCPDELAAFLPDSKELLDLVETSSELAALLGSSLECLDSRWEPKGARVKAKARS; encoded by the coding sequence ATGTCCTCCAGGGCGTTCAGGGCAGCCTTTGCCCATCTGGAGGTAGCAACCATCGCCGAGGCAGAGTTCTACAAGCAGGCGTCACTGTCGCAGCTCTTCTCGTGCCCCGACGAGCTCGCCGCCTTCCTCCCCGACAGCAAGGAGCTGCTGGACCTGGTTGAGACCAGCTCGGAGCTGGCTGCGCTGCTGGGCTCCTCGCTAGAGTGTTTGGACAGCCGATGGGAGCCCAAAGGGGCCCGGGTCAAAGCTAAAGCCCGCTCGTGA